Proteins encoded by one window of Puntigrus tetrazona isolate hp1 chromosome 25, ASM1883169v1, whole genome shotgun sequence:
- the ptprz1a gene encoding receptor-type tyrosine-protein phosphatase zeta isoform X6: MEALATRCALFLAQIALFSNTVDVSEAYGYRSQKKLSENIDWSYAGTLNQNNWAKKYPSCNNAKQSPINIEESLAQVKIQFQKLRLEGWAEKTSDSTTVKNDGKTVAIDVGGDFFVSGGGLRSKFKVGRITFHWGLCNASSDGSEHGLNDKKFPLEMQIYCYEADVFSGLDEALSAGGRITALAVLFEISTEDNENYMAIIDAVNSVSRYGKSGPISPFTLQDLLPNSIEKYFIYNGSLTTPPCSETVEWIIFKNTVTISDVQLEMFCEVMTMQQAGYVMLMDYLQSNYREQQEQFMGQVFSSYTGVEEVHTPICSSEPENVQANPHNHTSMLVIWERPRAVYDSSIERYSVTYRPTQGDDESALEYLTDGDQDVGAIIQDLLANTSYMVQVVAVCTNGLYGRVSDQLSVDMPLDDPETDNDSNSFEYDEEEDYHINPFLIRPGTNQLPYPFQTTTTGPRATTTQRSMHPIFKTTPRTHERRFPIEDSQKTHDHYFPAVYTDKPTLKYTDQPTIHATITTSFVVDVHTTRPGDSSIVAGVSSESDGQSNTFTHFPTSINPETSVTPETSRTLEASFTPETRRTLETSVTPETSRTLETSFTPETSRTLETSFTPETSGTLEKGFTPETSGTLETSLTPETSGTLEASVTPETSGTLEASVTPETSGTLEASVTPETSGTLEASVTSETIRTLETSVTLEANLTPKTSRTLEVSVTPETSRNAETSVTLKTSVISPSIDIVDVEKVTQPITESHSYVESSVTVAPLPEIPMESTSSTFPPEVPLWPTTASLPAAFSTVLSQTTQPVFNDAGNSSHESRVGLASSIERQKKAVIPLAVVSILTFLGLVVLIGIFIYWRKCFQTAHFYIEDSTSPRVISSSPLLSPAGEHEPQPVKQFVKHVAELHNTNSFSREFEEVQTCTVDLGTTTDCSSHPDNKNKNRYVNILAYDHSRVRLAPLHDKDGRSGGDYINANYVDGFNKPKAYIASQGPLKSSTVDFWRMVWEQNVGVIVMITNLVEKGRRKCDQYWPLENQEEYGCFLVTVKSTKVLAYYTQRTFAIRNTSIKKGSQRGHSNERTVIHYHYTQWPDMGVPEYVLPVLSFVYKSSRAQTEHMGPMIVHCSAGVGRTGTYIVLDGMLKQIKAQGTVNIMGFLKHIRTQRNYLVQTEEQYIFTHDALVEAILSQETEVPSSHIHQYVNNLLTPGASCKTRLEKQFKLVCQSNAKQSDFSSALSDCNRMKNRSCSLIPVEKSRVCLSTSARETSDYINASYVTGYRQSKEFIITQNPLPSTVKDLWRMVWDHNAQVIVSLLDASSTTEDSEPIIFWPARDQPVSYETFSVSLKGEGHVCLSNEDMLIVQEYILEATQDDFVLEVKHYRAPRWPNPDSPISNVFELINIIQKESGSKDGPMVVHDEDGGVTAGTFCVLFTLLQQLEAESALNVYMMAKMTNLMRPGVFTDIDQYQFLYKAILSLVSTQDDERALQSSDNNGTVPGGISSAAESLESLV, from the exons GAACTCTAAACCAAAATAACTGGGCAAAGAAATACCCGTCATGCAACAACGCCAAACAATCACCAATAAACATCGAGGAGAGCCTGGCGCAGGTCAAAATTCAGTTCCAGAAGCTGAGATTAGAGGGATGGGCGGAAAAGACATCAGACTCCACTACAGTAAAGAATGATGGGAAAACAG TGGCTATTGATGTGGGAGGAGATTTTTTTGTGAGTGGAGGGGGTCTCAGATCCAAGTTTAAAGTGGGACGTATCACTTTCCACTGGGGCCTGTGCAACGCCTCTTCTGACGGGTCGGAGCATGGCCTCAATGATAAAAAATTCCCCCTAGAG ATGCAGATATACTGTTACGAGGCAGATGTTTTCAGTGGCCTCGATGAGGCCCTCAGCGCAGGAGGAAGGATCACAGCGTTGGCCGTGCTGTTTGAG ATAAGCACTGAGGATAATGAAAACTACATGGCCATTATTGATGCAGTCAACAGTGTCAGCCGTTATG GAAAGAGCGGCCCCATCTCTCCGTTCACCTTGCAGGATCTCCTGCCCAACTCCATAGAGAAGTACTTCATCTATAACGGCTCTCTGACCACCCCACCCTGCTCTGAGACCGTGGAGTGGATTATCTTCAAAAACACAGTGACCATCTCAGACGTTCAG CTGGAGATGTTCTGTGAGGTGATGACCATGCAGCAGGCTGGATATGTCATGCTTATGGACTACCTGCAGAGTAACTACAGAGAGCAGCAGGAGCAATTTATGGGACAAGTCTTCTCATCCTACACCGGCGTCGAGGAGGTCCACACTCCTA TTTGTAGTTCCGAGCCAGAGAATGTGCAAGCCAACCCTCATAATCACACCAGTATGCTTGTGATCTGGGAGAGGCCGCGGGCTGTTTATGATTCGAGCATAGAGAGATACTCCGTCACCTACCGACCAACCCAGGGTGATGATGAATCGGCCTTGGAGTACTTGACTGACGGAGACCAGGATGTG GGGGCAATTATTCAAGACCTATTGGCCAACACTAGTTACATGGTGCAGGTAGTTGCTGTGTGCACCAACGGTCTGTATGGCAGAGTGAGTGACCAGCTGAGCGTGGACATGCCCCTGGATGATCCTG AAACAGACAATGACTCCAACTCATTTGAGTATGATGAAGAG GAAGACTATCACATCAATCCATTTTTGATCAGACCTGGCACAAATCAGCTTCCATATCCTTTCCAAACCACTACCACTGGTCCGAGAGCTACTACAACACAGCGCTCGATGCATCCAATCTTTAAGACGACACCAAGGACTCATGAAAGAAGATTCCCGATAGAAGACTCCCAGAAGACTCATGATCATTATTTTCCAGCAGTATACACAGATAAACCTACTTTGAAATACACAGACCAACCTACTATCCATGCAACAATAACTACCAGTTTTGTTGTTGATGTACATACCACTAGACCAGGTGATTCTAGCATTGTAGCAGGTGTATCTTCAGAGTCTGATGGCCAAAGTAATACCTTCACACATTTTCCAACAAGCATCAACCCTGAAACAAGTGTTACCCCAGAAACAAGCAGAACACTTGAAGCAAGTTTTACCCCAGAAACACGTAGAACACTTGAAACAAGTGTTACCCCAGAAACAAGTAGAACACTTGAAACAAGTTTTACCCCAGAAACAAGTAGAACACTTGAAACAAGTTTTACCCCAGAAACAAGCGGAACACTTGAAAAAGGTTTTACCCCAGAAACAAGCGGAACACTTGAAACAAGTCTTACCCCAGAAACAAGCGGAACACTTGAAGCAAGTGTTACCCCAGAAACAAGCGGAACACTTGAAGCAAGTGTTACCCCAGAAACAAGCGGAACACTTGAAGCAAGTGTTACCCCAGAAACAAGCGGAACACTTGAAGCAAGTGTTACCTCTGAAACCATCAGAACCCTTGAAACAAGTGTAACCCTTGAAGCAAACCTTACCCCTAAAACAAGCAGAACTCTTGAAGTAAGTGTTACCCCTGAAACAAGTAGAAACGCTGAAACAAGCGTAACCCTTAAAACATCTGTAATTTCACCTTCGATAGACATTGTGGACGTTGAGAAAGTGACTCAACCTATAACCGAGTCACACAGCTATGTGGAGAGTTCAGTGACTGTAGCCCCATTACCTGAAATCCCAATGGAATCAACTTCCTCTACCTTCCCCCCAGAGGTCCCTCTGTGGCCTACAACTGCTAGCTTGCCTGCTGCTTTCAGCACTGTTCTGTCGCAGACCACCCAGCCGGTGTTTAATG ATGCCGGTAACAGCAGTCATGAGTCGCGGGTGGGCCTAGCTAGCAGCATAGAGCGCCAGAAGAAGGCTGTGATTCCTCTGGCTGTGGTCTCCATCCTCACTTTCCTGGGTCTCGTTGTTTTGATTGGCATTTTTATCTACTGGAG GAAATGTTTTCAGACTGCTCATTTCTACATTGAAGACAGCACATCACCCAGGGTTATATCCTCCTCGCCGTTGCTGAGCCCTGCAG GTGAACATGAACCCCAGCCAGTAAAGCAATTTGTAAAGCACGTGGCTGAGCTTCACAACACCAACTCATTTTCTAGAGAGTTTGAG gaagtTCAGACGTGCACCGTGGACCTCGGAACAACAACAGACTGTTCCAGCCATCCAGACAATAAGAACAAGAACCGATACGTCAACATATTAGCCT ATGATCACAGCAGAGTGCGCCTCGCACCCCTACATGACAAAGATGGGAGAAGCGGAGGCGACTATATAAACGCCAACTACGTCGAT GGTTTTAACAAACCGAAAGCCTACATTGCATCACAAGGGCCCTTAAAGTCCAGCACAGTGGATTTCTGGCGGATGGTGTGGGAGCAGAATGTGGGAGTGATTGTTATGATCACAAACCTGGTGGAGAAAGGAAGG AGAAAGTGTGACCAGTACTGGCCTCTGGAGAACCAGGAAGAGTATGGATGTTTCTTGGTTACTGTTAAGAGCACAAAAGTCCTCGCTTATTACACCCAGAGAACCTTCGCCATTAGAAACACCAGTATAAAGAAG GGTTCTCAAAGAGGTCATAGTAACGAGAGGACGGTAATACATTATCATTACACACAATGGCCAGACATGGGAGTACCTGAGTACGTCTTGCCTGTGCTTTCATTCGTCTACAAGTCCTCTAGAGCCCAAACTGAGCACATGGGGCCGATGATTGTACACTGCAG tgCTGGAGTGGGCCGAACAGGGACCTACATAGTGTTGGATGGTATGTTGAAACAGATTAAAGCACAGGGGACAGTCAACATTATGGGTTTCCTCAAACACATTCGTACACAACGAAACTACCTAGTTCAAACAGAG GAGCAATACATCTTTACCCATGATGCTCTAGTAGAGGCCATTTTAAGTCAAGAGACAGAGGTGCCATCAAGCCATATTCATCAGTATGTTAACAACCTCCTGACACCAGGGGCCTCATGCAAGACACGTCTGGAAAAACAGTTTAAA CTGGTGTGCCAGTCCAATGCCAAACAGAGTGATTTCAGCAGTGCCCTGAGTGACTGCAACAGGATGAAGAACAGGAGCTGCTCTCTGAttcctg TGGAGAAATCCAGAGTGTGTTTGTCCACATCAGCAAGAGAGACGTCAGACTACATCAACGCCTCGTATGTCACG GGTTATCGGCAGAGCAAAGAGTTCATCATTACCCAGAATCCTTTGCCCAGCACAGTGAAGGACTTGTGGAGGATGGTGTGGGATCACAACGCCCAGGTTATTGTTTCACTGCTGGACGCGAGCAGCACg ACAGAAGACAGCGAGCCAATCATATTCTGGCCTGCGAGAGATCAGCCAGTCAGCTACGAGACATTTTCCGTTTCGTTAAAAGGGGAGGGCCATGTGTGTCTGTCCAATGAAGATATGTTGATAGTGCAGGAGTACATCCTCGAGGCCACGCAG gatgaCTTTGTTCTAGAAGTGAAGCATTACCGGGCTCCACGCTGGCCCAACCCAGACAGTCCCATCAGTAACGTCTTTGAGCTGATCAACATCATCCAAAAAGAGTCCGGCTCCAAAGATGGACCTATGGTCGTTCATGACGA agaTGGCGGTGTGACTGCTGGAACCTTCTGTGTGCTGTTCACTCTGCTGCAACAGCTTGAGGCCGAGAGCGCTCTGAACGTCTACATGATGGCCAAGATGACCAACCTCATGAGGCCTGGAGTCTTCACTGACATC GATCAGTATCAGTTCCTCTACAAAGCCATTCTGAGTTTGGTCAGCACCCAAGACGACGAGCGGGCGCTTCAGTCCTCGGATAACAACGGCACGGTCCCAGGAGGCATCTCGAGTGCGGCCGAGAGTCTGGAATCCTTGGTGTAA
- the ptprz1a gene encoding receptor-type tyrosine-protein phosphatase zeta isoform X5 — translation MEALATRCALFLAQIALFSNTVDVSEAYGYRSQKKLSENIDWSYAGTLNQNNWAKKYPSCNNAKQSPINIEESLAQVKIQFQKLRLEGWAEKTSDSTTVKNDGKTVAIDVGGDFFVSGGGLRSKFKVGRITFHWGLCNASSDGSEHGLNDKKFPLEMQIYCYEADVFSGLDEALSAGGRITALAVLFEISTEDNENYMAIIDAVNSVSRYGKSGPISPFTLQDLLPNSIEKYFIYNGSLTTPPCSETVEWIIFKNTVTISDVQLEMFCEVMTMQQAGYVMLMDYLQSNYREQQEQFMGQVFSSYTGVEEVHTPICSSEPENVQANPHNHTSMLVIWERPRAVYDSSIERYSVTYRPTQGDDESALEYLTDGDQDVGAIIQDLLANTSYMVQVVAVCTNGLYGRVSDQLSVDMPLDDPETDNDSNSFEYDEEEDYHINPFLIRPGTNQLPYPFQTTTTGPRATTTQRSMHPIFKTTPRTHERRFPIEDSQKTHDHYFPAVYTDKPTLKYTDQPTIHATITTSFVVDVHTTRPGDSSIVAGVSSESDGQSNTFTHFPTSINPETSVTPETSRTLEASFTPETRRTLETSVTPETSRTLETSFTPETSRTLETSFTPETSGTLEKGFTPETSGTLETSLTPETSGTLEASVTPETSGTLEASVTPETSGTLEASVTPETSGTLEASVTSETIRTLETSVTLEANLTPKTSRTLEVSVTPETSRNAETSVTLKTSVISPSIDIVDVEKVTQPITESHSYVESSVTVAPLPEIPMESTSSTFPPEVPLWPTTASLPAAFSTVLSQTTQPVFNDAGNSSHESRVGLASSIERQKKAVIPLAVVSILTFLGLVVLIGIFIYWRKCFQTAHFYIEDSTSPRVISSSPLLSPAGEHEPQPVKQFVKHVAELHNTNSFSREFEILKEYFEEVQTCTVDLGTTTDCSSHPDNKNKNRYVNILAYDHSRVRLAPLHDKDGRSGGDYINANYVDGFNKPKAYIASQGPLKSSTVDFWRMVWEQNVGVIVMITNLVEKGRRKCDQYWPLENQEEYGCFLVTVKSTKVLAYYTQRTFAIRNTSIKKGSQRGHSNERTVIHYHYTQWPDMGVPEYVLPVLSFVYKSSRAQTEHMGPMIVHCSAGVGRTGTYIVLDGMLKQIKAQGTVNIMGFLKHIRTQRNYLVQTEEQYIFTHDALVEAILSQETEVPSSHIHQYVNNLLTPGASCKTRLEKQFKLVCQSNAKQSDFSSALSDCNRMKNRSCSLIPVEKSRVCLSTSARETSDYINASYVTGYRQSKEFIITQNPLPSTVKDLWRMVWDHNAQVIVSLLDASSTTEDSEPIIFWPARDQPVSYETFSVSLKGEGHVCLSNEDMLIVQEYILEATQDDFVLEVKHYRAPRWPNPDSPISNVFELINIIQKESGSKDGPMVVHDEDGGVTAGTFCVLFTLLQQLEAESALNVYMMAKMTNLMRPGVFTDIDQYQFLYKAILSLVSTQDDERALQSSDNNGTVPGGISSAAESLESLV, via the exons GAACTCTAAACCAAAATAACTGGGCAAAGAAATACCCGTCATGCAACAACGCCAAACAATCACCAATAAACATCGAGGAGAGCCTGGCGCAGGTCAAAATTCAGTTCCAGAAGCTGAGATTAGAGGGATGGGCGGAAAAGACATCAGACTCCACTACAGTAAAGAATGATGGGAAAACAG TGGCTATTGATGTGGGAGGAGATTTTTTTGTGAGTGGAGGGGGTCTCAGATCCAAGTTTAAAGTGGGACGTATCACTTTCCACTGGGGCCTGTGCAACGCCTCTTCTGACGGGTCGGAGCATGGCCTCAATGATAAAAAATTCCCCCTAGAG ATGCAGATATACTGTTACGAGGCAGATGTTTTCAGTGGCCTCGATGAGGCCCTCAGCGCAGGAGGAAGGATCACAGCGTTGGCCGTGCTGTTTGAG ATAAGCACTGAGGATAATGAAAACTACATGGCCATTATTGATGCAGTCAACAGTGTCAGCCGTTATG GAAAGAGCGGCCCCATCTCTCCGTTCACCTTGCAGGATCTCCTGCCCAACTCCATAGAGAAGTACTTCATCTATAACGGCTCTCTGACCACCCCACCCTGCTCTGAGACCGTGGAGTGGATTATCTTCAAAAACACAGTGACCATCTCAGACGTTCAG CTGGAGATGTTCTGTGAGGTGATGACCATGCAGCAGGCTGGATATGTCATGCTTATGGACTACCTGCAGAGTAACTACAGAGAGCAGCAGGAGCAATTTATGGGACAAGTCTTCTCATCCTACACCGGCGTCGAGGAGGTCCACACTCCTA TTTGTAGTTCCGAGCCAGAGAATGTGCAAGCCAACCCTCATAATCACACCAGTATGCTTGTGATCTGGGAGAGGCCGCGGGCTGTTTATGATTCGAGCATAGAGAGATACTCCGTCACCTACCGACCAACCCAGGGTGATGATGAATCGGCCTTGGAGTACTTGACTGACGGAGACCAGGATGTG GGGGCAATTATTCAAGACCTATTGGCCAACACTAGTTACATGGTGCAGGTAGTTGCTGTGTGCACCAACGGTCTGTATGGCAGAGTGAGTGACCAGCTGAGCGTGGACATGCCCCTGGATGATCCTG AAACAGACAATGACTCCAACTCATTTGAGTATGATGAAGAG GAAGACTATCACATCAATCCATTTTTGATCAGACCTGGCACAAATCAGCTTCCATATCCTTTCCAAACCACTACCACTGGTCCGAGAGCTACTACAACACAGCGCTCGATGCATCCAATCTTTAAGACGACACCAAGGACTCATGAAAGAAGATTCCCGATAGAAGACTCCCAGAAGACTCATGATCATTATTTTCCAGCAGTATACACAGATAAACCTACTTTGAAATACACAGACCAACCTACTATCCATGCAACAATAACTACCAGTTTTGTTGTTGATGTACATACCACTAGACCAGGTGATTCTAGCATTGTAGCAGGTGTATCTTCAGAGTCTGATGGCCAAAGTAATACCTTCACACATTTTCCAACAAGCATCAACCCTGAAACAAGTGTTACCCCAGAAACAAGCAGAACACTTGAAGCAAGTTTTACCCCAGAAACACGTAGAACACTTGAAACAAGTGTTACCCCAGAAACAAGTAGAACACTTGAAACAAGTTTTACCCCAGAAACAAGTAGAACACTTGAAACAAGTTTTACCCCAGAAACAAGCGGAACACTTGAAAAAGGTTTTACCCCAGAAACAAGCGGAACACTTGAAACAAGTCTTACCCCAGAAACAAGCGGAACACTTGAAGCAAGTGTTACCCCAGAAACAAGCGGAACACTTGAAGCAAGTGTTACCCCAGAAACAAGCGGAACACTTGAAGCAAGTGTTACCCCAGAAACAAGCGGAACACTTGAAGCAAGTGTTACCTCTGAAACCATCAGAACCCTTGAAACAAGTGTAACCCTTGAAGCAAACCTTACCCCTAAAACAAGCAGAACTCTTGAAGTAAGTGTTACCCCTGAAACAAGTAGAAACGCTGAAACAAGCGTAACCCTTAAAACATCTGTAATTTCACCTTCGATAGACATTGTGGACGTTGAGAAAGTGACTCAACCTATAACCGAGTCACACAGCTATGTGGAGAGTTCAGTGACTGTAGCCCCATTACCTGAAATCCCAATGGAATCAACTTCCTCTACCTTCCCCCCAGAGGTCCCTCTGTGGCCTACAACTGCTAGCTTGCCTGCTGCTTTCAGCACTGTTCTGTCGCAGACCACCCAGCCGGTGTTTAATG ATGCCGGTAACAGCAGTCATGAGTCGCGGGTGGGCCTAGCTAGCAGCATAGAGCGCCAGAAGAAGGCTGTGATTCCTCTGGCTGTGGTCTCCATCCTCACTTTCCTGGGTCTCGTTGTTTTGATTGGCATTTTTATCTACTGGAG GAAATGTTTTCAGACTGCTCATTTCTACATTGAAGACAGCACATCACCCAGGGTTATATCCTCCTCGCCGTTGCTGAGCCCTGCAG GTGAACATGAACCCCAGCCAGTAAAGCAATTTGTAAAGCACGTGGCTGAGCTTCACAACACCAACTCATTTTCTAGAGAGTTTGAG ATATTGAAAGAGTATTTTGAG gaagtTCAGACGTGCACCGTGGACCTCGGAACAACAACAGACTGTTCCAGCCATCCAGACAATAAGAACAAGAACCGATACGTCAACATATTAGCCT ATGATCACAGCAGAGTGCGCCTCGCACCCCTACATGACAAAGATGGGAGAAGCGGAGGCGACTATATAAACGCCAACTACGTCGAT GGTTTTAACAAACCGAAAGCCTACATTGCATCACAAGGGCCCTTAAAGTCCAGCACAGTGGATTTCTGGCGGATGGTGTGGGAGCAGAATGTGGGAGTGATTGTTATGATCACAAACCTGGTGGAGAAAGGAAGG AGAAAGTGTGACCAGTACTGGCCTCTGGAGAACCAGGAAGAGTATGGATGTTTCTTGGTTACTGTTAAGAGCACAAAAGTCCTCGCTTATTACACCCAGAGAACCTTCGCCATTAGAAACACCAGTATAAAGAAG GGTTCTCAAAGAGGTCATAGTAACGAGAGGACGGTAATACATTATCATTACACACAATGGCCAGACATGGGAGTACCTGAGTACGTCTTGCCTGTGCTTTCATTCGTCTACAAGTCCTCTAGAGCCCAAACTGAGCACATGGGGCCGATGATTGTACACTGCAG tgCTGGAGTGGGCCGAACAGGGACCTACATAGTGTTGGATGGTATGTTGAAACAGATTAAAGCACAGGGGACAGTCAACATTATGGGTTTCCTCAAACACATTCGTACACAACGAAACTACCTAGTTCAAACAGAG GAGCAATACATCTTTACCCATGATGCTCTAGTAGAGGCCATTTTAAGTCAAGAGACAGAGGTGCCATCAAGCCATATTCATCAGTATGTTAACAACCTCCTGACACCAGGGGCCTCATGCAAGACACGTCTGGAAAAACAGTTTAAA CTGGTGTGCCAGTCCAATGCCAAACAGAGTGATTTCAGCAGTGCCCTGAGTGACTGCAACAGGATGAAGAACAGGAGCTGCTCTCTGAttcctg TGGAGAAATCCAGAGTGTGTTTGTCCACATCAGCAAGAGAGACGTCAGACTACATCAACGCCTCGTATGTCACG GGTTATCGGCAGAGCAAAGAGTTCATCATTACCCAGAATCCTTTGCCCAGCACAGTGAAGGACTTGTGGAGGATGGTGTGGGATCACAACGCCCAGGTTATTGTTTCACTGCTGGACGCGAGCAGCACg ACAGAAGACAGCGAGCCAATCATATTCTGGCCTGCGAGAGATCAGCCAGTCAGCTACGAGACATTTTCCGTTTCGTTAAAAGGGGAGGGCCATGTGTGTCTGTCCAATGAAGATATGTTGATAGTGCAGGAGTACATCCTCGAGGCCACGCAG gatgaCTTTGTTCTAGAAGTGAAGCATTACCGGGCTCCACGCTGGCCCAACCCAGACAGTCCCATCAGTAACGTCTTTGAGCTGATCAACATCATCCAAAAAGAGTCCGGCTCCAAAGATGGACCTATGGTCGTTCATGACGA agaTGGCGGTGTGACTGCTGGAACCTTCTGTGTGCTGTTCACTCTGCTGCAACAGCTTGAGGCCGAGAGCGCTCTGAACGTCTACATGATGGCCAAGATGACCAACCTCATGAGGCCTGGAGTCTTCACTGACATC GATCAGTATCAGTTCCTCTACAAAGCCATTCTGAGTTTGGTCAGCACCCAAGACGACGAGCGGGCGCTTCAGTCCTCGGATAACAACGGCACGGTCCCAGGAGGCATCTCGAGTGCGGCCGAGAGTCTGGAATCCTTGGTGTAA